Genomic DNA from Chaetodon trifascialis isolate fChaTrf1 chromosome 19, fChaTrf1.hap1, whole genome shotgun sequence:
TTTTACTAACTACATATAACATGTGTGCACACTTTGTTCAATCAAATTTCGCAAATAAAAGTAGGCACTTGACATTTCAATAACCTGACAGCCGCCAAATGCATCCAGTGCCTGTAAACTCAAATGTTCTCATAAAGCAGTTTTGGTAATTGATTTACAACATTACCTGCAATACAATCATAAAGATAAAAAGACACCAGTGTATCACCAAGGGAAAGTTAGATTGGTGTCATGTTTTTAAACaatttttattcttcttcttgttaTTCTATACAAGTCAGTCTCTCATGTTCTGTCAAACTTATTTATGATCATTGCAAAAGTACTGaatcatttttttattgtaaaaacaAAGTGTATTAACAGTGAATCACAAATCAACCAATGAATCAGTGTTAAACAGATTTTTCTGACTTACATCTTTTCGCACTGAAAACTACTGAATGCAGTATGTTTGCGCACAGCCTGTGCTCATCATTCAGTTATTGTCCTTGCTTATGTAGCAAGTATTGATTCATCCCTCTGATAACTTGAGGAATATCACATGTAGCAACTAAAGACTCTTTAACAGATGCTATTTTACAATTCACGAGTTATTCAGAATGCTGTTACATTTCCACCAAAGAGCAGCATCAGTCCGTGGTTGGGGGCACTACATGATGTCCTTTTTCAAACAtgagtgcaaaataaaaaacatcacgGATGAAGTAAGGTAGTCCACTTCAGGTCCCTCTGATTTCTCCCAGTAAGTGTAACCAGAGAATGGGTGTACAAATAAATGTAGaagtatgtatatgtatatcaAGCCTCTCTGccagagaaacaaaaaatattaaatattctgTCATCCTTGACATTTGCTCCTCAAGAAATGAAGCATCCTTGAAGTTGATGCTCCGTGTCCATCGTCCTCAGTTTCTCCTCAGTTCAGTTGTCTGATGATAGAGTTAATGTCTGTACCACGGAATCCAGGGTTTCCCAGGTCCTTCAGGAGCCCAGCCTTATCTCTGGCAGCGTGACGAGCCACTGACAGCTTGAAAGGCAACAGGAAGTTGTTGGCAGCCCGGAAGCCCTTGCCAACTGAGTAGATCTCGTGAATCAGGTCCTCCAAACAGATGATGCCATGTTTACCTGAGAAgcaaggtggaggaggatggtgTGAGAAAGATTTTATAGATGGCAGCAGAGTGTAAATGAGACCAGACAGGAAAAAATTAAGTGTGACAAGTATAAGGTCTGGATGACAACACATCAGGGATTTGGAAAAGTCAGTCATGGTCTTTGTAGTCTCCATGCCGATAAAAATATCCAATAAATATGCACACAGCAAATACAGTGCATTCTGTAAACAATCACATCCCACACTCaatcatttccagtgagaaacatgctgtcttcactcagaATCAGCACAAGCAATGAGCTACAACGCTTCAAATacggatgctgctgcaaagaagacacagatgatctgtacaatcagcacagtttcaaggtggacacatgagattagtgtcaccaattcagtaaCTGACCAaatctgaaataataataaataaataataataataatttctgcACATTATGATGTCGCAGTAAAGTTAACCTTTTGAACTTTTGAATATAAAATGTGACTTCTtcattttatcctatgagacCTTGGTGTGAAATACTGTCATAATTGGCATGAGTttttgagttatggccaaaaatgtgtgTGACTACAAAAATcgatcagttcatccttgagtccaagtgaataTTGAGGCCAAATATGAAGAAGTTCCCTCAAGGTGTTCCTGAGCTATTGTGTTCACAACAATGGGATGtctgtatgtacatatgtacaGCAGAACAGACGGAAAACTCGAAAACATAATGCATCTGGCTACAGCTGTCGCCAGCACGGAGACGTCAGAAAAGTCATCCATATGGATGGTCAGCAAGTTCAAACTGTCCAGTATAAAACATGGAAACTGTCATACCGTAGATCTTGGTGTCATAACATTACACATTGTAGTAAAGTTaattttttatgtgaagcactttcaGCTGCAATTCTTCTCTGAGGTGTGATACAAagtttatcatcattattatgtatatagattatttttttatatagatttttcccttttcatttAATCAGAATATACCATTCAGTTGATTGCACTCAGAAATGACTTTACAATCAACAAGTACACGTTCATTATTTGATGACTCAGTGAGTGTTGGTGGTGTGTCCTGCTATCATTCTGTGGTGGCTAAAGTAAAGACCTACCCATGTGCTGCTCAATGAAGGTGTTGTCTGTTAGAGGAACTCTCCTCCTGCCTATCCTGGTCTGTCCTCTCTTCAGAATGAGCTCACGAACAGACTTCAAGTTGGGAAATCTGTTGGGAACATTAACACGCATTAATAATatgcaagaaaacaacaagCTCAATCCAAGCTCCACTTTGAAGTCACCAGCTCAAGTCACCCGTTACTCACCCCCAGGCCACATAGGGCTCCACCACCTTCATCATGGCCACAGATGTCTTGTTGATTTTGACGAAGGCCCCGCTGAAGATCTTCCTCAGTCTCAACATCTGGATCACCTTCATCACTTTGGGACTGACACCTTTAATCCTAACAGGAGAGGATCATCCATGTTTACCGAAGTAGAACGCTGTGTGATTATGCACACGTTTGGGTTTTtaacaacacagaaatacaaaaccACGGCTGAGTATTCCAATCACTGGAATAAACAAGATCTGATTTTGCATCTCTTGTAACATCACATCTTGCAGAGTGAGTTGAGAGCGATTATGTCACTTGAGTAGTAAAGAGGGTACTTTCCATCACAGAGTCTGTAATTTGACCTTGACAAGTTTTAGTCCCGCAAACAGTAAGATCATCCTTGGGAAGATCTTAAATTCTTCATTAATCCTAAGTTAAAAACAAGCTGAATTTAACCTTGCTTCCTTTGAGTAACACTCTGAAATCCATGAAACTGAACTTCAAAGTCTGCTGTTAAAACCTCCTGAAATGCCTTTGTACTTTAAATCTAATCTTGGGCATATGCACTATTGATTTTATGTAAGACTGTCTAGTTCATAAGTATCTAACCAAAGAACAGGACATGTAAATTAAAATTGCCCAAATTGTCAACATATCGACCAAATTGATGTCACAGAAATCTTCCATATGGTAAAAATATTGAAGCTCCAAGGAAACCACAGTATAGTAGTATGTTTCATGAATTTCATAGTAGTAGACTTGTTTGCATGACCATGATTGGAGTGAGGAAATGTATTTAAACCCCGTCTGAGTGAAAGCACTTACTCTCTGATGCGGACGGCGAAGGCTAGCTTGTTCTTAGCAGGAGGCAGAGGGGCAGGGGGCCTGCGCTCAGACCTCTGGATCCGCGTTTCATCACGGTGCCTCTTGTGACTGTCTTTCAAGAAGTCTTCCAAACGCTTGAACTTTAACGCTTTACCTTTTGATACCTGGAAGAACGTAGAAATACACATAATTAAACAGCAGTATGGAAACACGAGTAGCATGTGCATGGTCTGTGGTATGTGCACATTTAGTCAGACATTCACCACAGCGTAGTTCTAATGCCTTCACTGAGCTGACATCTGAGCATCTTACTGAAGAAACCATTCAGTATCATCACTGACCTTTCTCTTCTCAAGCAGTGCGAGCTTGGCTTGTGTGGCTTTGATGGCCTGATAcgatttcctttttttcaggaGATACTCAGGAACTAACTTGATCACTTTTTTTGACCTGATAACAGAAGCATACGCATAAACAAAGAGAGTGAGCCACACTTCAGAAACATGAAATGACAAGCTAGTGACTGCTGTTTACTCTTCTACCTTCTTAAACCGTAAAAGACATGTTGGAAGACAAACCGTCTTCTCTGTCCAAACACCCGGAGGCAGTACTACAGGCAGTTTCAGCTTTTCACTTTGCTGGTGGTAACTTACTAACTTGGTGTGTCAAAATGTCACCAAAAAGCACACATGGCACAGAGACTATTAGCTACATACGTGCCATGTCAATGACACATAATTAGCTCCAAGTATCGACAAAACATTACGCTAGTTACGTTGCGGCTATCTCTCGGTAATGTGAACTCGCCCCCATGTGAAATTAAACCCTCTGGAAGCTGCCTTTTCTAACCATCAACCCTCTCAATCTATGTCTTGCCCGAATTAGCAACAATCCTATTTCTTAGGAAGAGTCGATATCATACAACTGCACGCAAATAAAGAACGGATGGACTTAGATAATAGTACTAATACTTACTCGGCTTCAGCCATGGTGAAATCGAAAAACTAGACCGTCGCCTGGAGATGACGCCACACTCGTCATACTTTATTTTCGGCAGACTGGGTGCTGTATCGGCACATCACTGCCATCTAGCGGTAAATAACACACATTAAACCACGcacgtatctccaaatttgatgattttctttttacatttttctgataaactaaagcatgaagtgctccgTTATGGGTTTAGTATATTCTCCTAGGCCTGTTTCCTATGATAAAGGCGCTTCTGTTCACCAACAAAAGAACCTCCGTGGCTGTGGCGTCATAGGTTCTTGACGCTTTCTACCTTTCTTTCGTCATACCAGTCCTCGTTAGTATAGTGGACAGTATCTCCGCCTGTCACGCGGAAGACCGGGGTTCGATTCCCCGACGGGGAGGTTAATCTTTTAACTGGCAGCTGCTTGTTCTtcaacagaaatgaaagcacaCTAACAGCGGCTAACAATCATCTGCAAGTGATAAGAGGCAGGCGATCCTCTCTTCACTGCGTGGTTCCAGCACTCCCACTCGCAGTGTGGAAACAACAGCGACAACAGAAAAGGCTTCAGcagctgagaagaaaaaaatcaaaactgcGGAAGCCACTACTGTAAGTTTTCTGTGTACACACTGGTAtacatgtttttacattgtgCACCAGGTATGTTACTAGCCACTAACGTTCTTAGTATGATAGCATGACGATAATCTGAGGGATGATCAAACAGATGGTCTATCAACCTCCACACCCTTCAAAGTGAAGAAGTGCCACTTTACTGACTTCATCAGCATGGTCAGGTAGATAGAATATGAGAGCCCTCTCTCGTCCGCCTCTCTTCCTATTGCTCTACCAGATCCGTCTCATGGTGACTGCAGCCATGTCCGGTGCAGTTAACCTGGTTCCCCTGTCCTAGAGAGCCATGTTGCCCAAAGGTGCAGCGCCTGTAGCACGGCGGAGTTACGGGAGTCATCGCCAGGGTCCATCGGCTATTTGCGACAGAACCATTACTCAGGGCAAAcacaaaagcactttgtttcCGCCCGGTctcgaaccggggacctttcGCGTGTTAGGCGAACGTGATAACCACTACACTACGGAAACGTTAGGAAAGCTGGTGCACATACACAACCGAAAGCCGGACTGCAAACCTCTCTGTATTACATGTATTACATTATTACGTGTTAAGGAACTATTAATGTAGATACATTTATACAGCTCCATATGCGTTACCTACATGAGGTAATGATCATTCATTGCAAAACTGTGTTGGCTAACAGGAGCAGACTCAATGAATCATCTCCCAGTACAAAAACAGCTGCACGTTCACTTATCACTTTCTTGAGGTCGAATCATgggcaactggacttggttgtGGAAACTTGAAAAAGTTTTATCTTCTTCATTTGTTACTGACTGGTAGGGAGTCCCAAAGGAATTTCACCTATGTACAATCATTATCACAAAAAATGATGTTTAATCGCACTTCCTCGTTAGTATAGTGGACAGTATCTCCGCCTGTCACGCGGAAGACCGGGGTTCGATTCCCCGACGGggagtcctttttttttcaaccagcTGCGGATCAATGACATagaaataacacaataacaCCCAAGCGTGTGCTAGAGAACAATTGATTACTGCGGTTGAAACGAGCAGTGGCACTGCACTCCAACCATGTGAAGAGTGTGTGGCCTTTCTCTCCTACTTAATGACAGCTGCCTCAGACATACAGGTTGTGTTAATGCTTCcacaagaaaacatttaaagtgGATACTCTGAAAAAATATTGCTGGGaggtaaaatgtgaaaatagcaTCAACAATGAGAAGCATCAAATACTCCTCCTCACATCTATCTTGATGAAGTACCAGCATTAAGATAGCCCCATGTTAAAACTCCCTGTGGTCAATACACTGAATCATCTGGATCAGCGGTTGTAAAACTGTATCTTCCAGAAtacattttttactttaatCCCATTATGTTATTCAGCTCCAGACTCACTGTGAGGTTATGACTTGTAGACGATCTGGTATGAAATGccatcaaaaatgaaaacagatcaTGTTGTCTCATCACACAGAAATGTGAGATTTTGAACTGGATTCAGACACAATTGTTGATTTTCTGTCATGGACTTGAGTGACAGCAGATGCCATAgacacatctatctatctatctatctatctatctatctatctatctatctatctatctatctatctatctatctatctatctatctatctatctatctatctatctatctatctatctatctatctgtgtttctgcttgaTTTCAAACCAGGGACCTTTCATGTGAACGTGATAACCACTACACTACAGACACAGAACCTATTCAGTGTACACATGCCCGAATTAATGAATGGATCCTTTAGTAAATAGTAGGACCTTATTAAGAGCTGtaagcgttttttttttttaattttagaaaACTTTATTGAATTCACAGGCCAATACAGAAAAAATGTcttcataaaaaacaaaaacatacacaaatgcacCCAGCAATATAACGCTCAGGGAGACATTTAAGATaagtacattaaaaaaaaaattaaaaagacgaagaagaagaaaaatgcagaagaagaagaagaagaagacgatgAGCACGATAGAGCGGAATTTCTTGATTGACGACCgaacaacagaagaaaatagGTATGTGCAAACAAATGAATTACTTGAATTAATATATTGGCATTTCTGaaatttctcattatttttaattcacTAGCCGGCGTGATGTTGAAATTGTCGATGTACGTGTCTCCACAGTTGTCAGACGCGGCACTTTTCCCACTTCCTGCTGATGTTATTGTTAAGACTCAAATCATCCAGCattatatatgtaatatatataaaataaaatataatatgcTCATGTAGTATAGTTACAAAGAAGCATTTTGTGACATGCTGGTTATCATTGGAAAACTTGAAATCTCCTGGTTTTGTCTAACATTTATCCTGATAATTGCAGAAATGTCGAAGACAGGTAAACCGAGCGCATACTGGGCAGGTATTCTGCACCACTATTCCCAGAGCAAATACCAGTTTACCACAGGAAAGAAGCCCCCCAGCTATCTGTCCATTGACTGCAGTACACGACCACCAAGTCTGTGAATTGGATATCTCTGGAAAAATCCTCTGCAAATATGGACATTAAAAGGTAAGTGATGATTATATTTGAGGTAATTTAGTTAAATGGCAGTTACCATAAACTATAGATAAACCGTTATGTATTAGCTTTACCAACTGGCAATTTTGAATATCTAAACAGGAAAATGCATTATGTTTGAGAAGAATGTGAAATGAACTTTTTAATTGTAATGAGTGAATatgttgtgaaaaatgtgttaaaaaaatgtttatgtgtgttaGCAAGAAAAGCTTCACTTTATCTGGGAATGGCCAGTGCTTTTCCTGACTGACCACATGTTCTACGCTGGTAATGTTAGCTGACCTTGCAGTGGCACATTTAAGGTGTGTCACCTGCAGTGCTTTACCAGTGGATCTCCCAGGGGGAATGAATTCTGGCCAGAGTGCACGACCGAGCATTTGGTTGCCAAGAGCATTCATGTTGGACATCAGCTGGACATTGAAGATTTTAGTGTTTGATGCACGACTTGCATCCATACCTTCATGGGCTCAGTTCATGTTCAATCTGGATCCACGCTCGTGCATGTACATCTGAGTGTGCATTACAGTAGATCTCAATCTTTGATTAAAATAttggtttattcatttattaggTGATGACACACATTTCCGTATATGTGTACAATCTTCTTAGTAGAAAATGTATATTCTTATATGACTATAATTCAACAGCAGACCTGTAAAGGATATGAGTCACGCTAGAGATATACAGTACCAGTCAAACAATTGGACGCATgctctcaatcagcttcatgaggtagtcacctggaatggttttcCACCAGTCTTGGaggagttcccagaggtgcTGAGCACTTGTTGGCTGCTTGCCTTCACTCTGTGGTCCAACTCATCTCAAACCATCTCAGTTGGGTTTAGGTCATTTGATTGTtgaggccaggtcatctgacGCAGCACTCCATTGctctccttcttggtcaaatagcccttacatagcctggaggtgtgtttggggttattgtcctgttgaaaaacaagTGATGGTCCCACTAAGCGCAAACCAGATGAGATGGCATATCGCTGCGgaatgctgtggtagccatgctggttaaGCGTGCCctgaattttgaataaatcacagtgtcaccagcaaagcaccctcacaccatcacacctcctcttcCATGCTTCATGGTGGGAACCACACATATAGAAACCATCTGCTCACCTTTTCTGCTTCTCACAAAGACATGGAGGGTGGAGCCAAAAATCTTAAGTTTCGACTCATCAGACTAAaggacagatttccactggtctaatgtccattccttgtgtttcttggcccaagcAATTCTCTTTTTCTACTTGTTCTTCCTCAGAAgtggcttctttgcagcaattcGACCTTGAAGGCCTGATTCACACAGTCTCCTCTGAACagttgatgttgagatgtgtctACTACTTGAATtctgtgaagcatttatgtgggCTCTAATCTGAGGTGCTGTTAATTTTCAATTTCTGAGGCTGGTAACTCTGATGAActtatcctctgcagcagaggtaactcttggtcttcctttcctgtggcggtcctcatgagagccagtttcatcatAGCATTTGATGGTCTTTGTGACTGCACTTGAGGATACGTTCAAAGTTCTTGAATATTGTTTCTCTTTACTTAGTTGAGTGGTTCTCGCCATGATATGGATTAGAACAGTAGTCAAATAGGGGTATTCACTGTATAGACCTTTGTACCAACCTTgcctctgcacaacacaactgatggtctcaaacacattaagaaggcaagaaattccAGAAATTAACTTTCGTCAAGGCacagctccatccatccatccattttctatgccgcttatccctttcggggtcgcggggggccggagcttatctcggctgtcaatgggcaggaggtggggtacaccctggactggtcgccagtcgatcacagggcaacatatacagacatacaaccattcacactcacactcacacctaggggcaattttacagtcaccaattaacctaatgagcatgtttttggtctgtgggatgttgtttttggtctgagtgcccggagagaacccacgcatgcacgggaagaacatgcaaacttcacacagaaaggcctgacctgggaatcgaaccggtgaccttcttgaggcacgcgcactaccttctgcgccaccgtgcagcccacaagGCACACCTGTTAATTGAAAACCACtccaggtgactacctcatgaagctgattgagagaatgcgaagagtgtgcaaagctgtcatcaaagcaccTCCCACACACGTGTCATTCTCTTACGGTTGATCAGGCGTACACCTGAGGGGTCAGTCAGTTCCCACATGGACTTCAGCAATCCTTGGATCAGGCTATAGGTTTCCTCAATCCCACAAGTTCTCCTTCTGCAATTCTTGGCTAGTTCACTGGAGCTGATTTTGGCCAGAACGTGTGCTTCTGTAGGAACATGACCTGTATGATTTTGGATTCCTTGAGACGACGGATGTCAACCTGGTCCCACTCATGAATACAGCTAGACAGTGTTAAACAGAAAATCCCATACAGAGGATGGTGTTCTGTTGTGAGACCAGTGGTGAATGGcctcatgaaatgaaaaatattcagtCTCATGGTCAAAAACCAGATGAGAACTCTCAGTCATCATGGTTGAGAGCATATCTAAGTCTCTAAGGTATGTTATGACAATCATGACCTAAAACAGGTAACAGCTATGGTCAACCTATCATGTTGAAGAAAGTATCTCATTCCAACAacttaaatgtttgtttggctgacgtgctgaggtaagcgtatcgtctcacttcctgtttctggttgctgccttacgagtagtgtgcgtttgtcgctcttgttcctctgagtgtaatttgctctgtgttttgttacagcggccttttatccgtgctctagagtaacattagttctgctcaagcacccataagtctgtttatttagcgaccgtcaattttatttgtctacgcgcttgtctgctctgctagctataccaacttagcctagcagctagcgatggcttctcccagtccctctccagctctctcctgcttggtgtgtcacatgtttagctactcctctgcctcctttagtgatactggtacgtgtaataaatgtagtttatttggtgagttggaggcgaggcttagtgaattggaagctcagctccgcaccatggaaacaaaaccattagctatagttagccaggcccccgtagccggtgcggaccgaccaagtgcagctccggctagccgtccctcgacagctcccgagcagccgggaaaccagggaggctgggtgactgttcgaaggaagcatagtcccaagctgaagcccacgggtcaccaccaaccgcttcatgtttctaacaggttctccccactcggcgacacacccgctgagaaaccaactctgattattggcagctccattttgagaaatgtgaagttagcgacaccagcgaccatagtcaaatgcctgccgggggccagagcgggcgacgtcgaatcaaatttgaaactgctggctaaggataagcgtaaataccgtaagattgttattcacgtcggcggtaatgacacccggttacgccaatcggaggtcactaaaattaatgtggaatcggtgtgtacatatgctaaaacgatgtcggactccgtagttttctctggacccctgccaaatctgaccagtgatgatatgtttagccgcatgtcatcgttcaatcgctggctgtcgaggtggtgtccagcaaacggtgttggcttcattgataattggcagactttctggggaagacctggtctgattaggagagacggcatccatcccactttggagggagcagctctcatctctagaaatctgaccgattttatttatgaacctaacccctgacaactcagagttgagaccaggaggcagagctgcagtcctacacgcttctctgcgcctccattagagcagttacccacccaacactccatagagactgtgtctgccccccgaccacgtaaactaagtaaaccaaaagtacagagaagaggagttaaacataagaatctaattaaaattagaacaacctctgcaatagtacaacaagataggagaattaaatgtggactccttaacatcagatctctgtcctctaaagctgttcgagtaaatgagttaatatcagaccataatattgatttattttgtctgactgaaacctggctgtgtcctgaagagtatgtgagcctaaatgaagctactcctctgagccatattaatacctacattcctcgaggcagcggcagaggaggtggagttgcagccatttttgactcaagccttttgatcaaccctaaacctaaactcgactataactcatttgaaagccttgttctcactctttctcatgagaaatggaaaacagtgcagccacttttatttgttgtagtataccgctctcctggtccttactccgaatttatagctgagttctcagagtttctatcaagtttagttcttgaagcagataaagtaattattgtaggtgactttaatgtacatgtcgacgttgataatgacagccttaacactgcgtttatctcagtgttagactcagttggcttccgccagaatgtacatgaaccgactcactgttttaaccacaccctcgaccttgttctgacatatggcattgaaatcgaagacttaatagtctcctcacagaatcctcttctatcagaccatcatttaataactttccaattcatattaccagactaccagccagtaggcaaaaattcttataccagactcctgtctgatagt
This window encodes:
- the rpl7l1 gene encoding 60S ribosomal protein L7-like 1: MAEAESKKVIKLVPEYLLKKRKSYQAIKATQAKLALLEKRKVSKGKALKFKRLEDFLKDSHKRHRDETRIQRSERRPPAPLPPAKNKLAFAVRIREIKGVSPKVMKVIQMLRLRKIFSGAFVKINKTSVAMMKVVEPYVAWGFPNLKSVRELILKRGQTRIGRRRVPLTDNTFIEQHMGKHGIICLEDLIHEIYSVGKGFRAANNFLLPFKLSVARHAARDKAGLLKDLGNPGFRGTDINSIIRQLN